The Prinia subflava isolate CZ2003 ecotype Zambia chromosome 5, Cam_Psub_1.2, whole genome shotgun sequence genome window below encodes:
- the LRRC74A gene encoding LOW QUALITY PROTEIN: leucine-rich repeat-containing protein 74A (The sequence of the model RefSeq protein was modified relative to this genomic sequence to represent the inferred CDS: inserted 1 base in 1 codon; deleted 1 base in 1 codon; substituted 4 bases at 4 genomic stop codons) gives MKKPRCEKPVSTKETEEPCNFIREVAVNSLFTEEKKQMNLRLTGGNTENESKKDADEMSKMSVPQESVLLADASAEKTDPEKAFADIMGTEPIYLGAQHRLMEVVPASHLIQNLAKPYINLNHHGLGPKGVKDIVSAMVVNATFTHEQLEDNCILVKGAICIGEMXENSSLQVQNISNKHLDTSGAEATASLLLDNLSFVDVFQLLGNNFGEETAQYFAEALISNXQVKELNLSHTEFSEKGGQLLGXMPIYMASNPLTTEDATALVTTIRKNRSSSKFKTPGPTAFSLPYVAHKLVNETFIKLQDLVCQMHPELDVIYSKVKDYHQDPQXHPNPMEVIQNSLKEHNLQLENFFGNIEKDRNLKIPVAAFWKAMMVLLQGNLSAAAQPPASFAGDIMMLLDEIGELVHNLDWNQIXVVDYSHLKDQEPAQKPVEWEIGQEEREEP, from the exons ATGAAAAAACCACGCTGTGAAAAGCCAGTGTCCACAAAAGAGACAGAGGAACCTTGCAACTTTATTCGA GAGGTAGCTGTGAACTCTTTatttacagaagagaaaaagcaaatgaacCTGCGACTCACTGGTGGTAACACAGAGAATGAGTCTAAAAAGGATGCAG ATGAAATGTCCAAAATGAGTGTGCCTCAGGAGTCTGTCTTGCTGGCTGATGCCTCAGCAGAGAAG ACTG ATCCTGAGAAGGCCTTTGCAGACATTATGGGCACAGAGCCCATATACTTGGGAGCACAACACAGGCTGATGGAAGTGGTGCCTGCCTCACACTTGATTCAAAATTTGGCTAAGCCTTATATAAATCTGAACCACCATGGTCTAGGACCTAAAGGTGTCAAAGACATTGTTAGTGCTATGGTGGTGA ATGCAACATTCACCCATGAACAG TTGGAAGACAACTGCATTTTGGTAAAAGGAGCTATATGCATAGGAGAGATGTGAGAGAATTCATCCCTTCAAG tccaaaacaTCTCAAATAAGCACCTAGACACATCAGGAGCTGAAGCCACCGCCAGTTTGCTTTTAGATAATTTGTCCTTCGTCGATGTTTTTCAGCTCCTGGG AAACAACTTTGGAGAGGAGACTGCACAATACTTTGCTGAGGCATTAATA AGCAATTAACAAGTGAAGGAGCTGAACCTCAGCCACACAGAGTTCTCTGAGAAGGGAGGACAGCTCTTGGGATAGATGCCCA TATATATGGCCAGTAATCCCCTGACCACAGAAGATGCTACTGCACTAGTCACAACCATCAGAAAGAACAGATCTTCCTCCAAATTCAAGACTCCAGGACCA ACTGCATTTTCCTTGCCCTATGTCGCACACAAGTTGGTGAATGAAACTTTCATCAAGTTGCAGGATTTGGTGTGTCAAATGCATCCTGAACTAGATGTCATCTACAGTAAGGTCAAAGACTATCACCAAGATCCCCAATAGCATCCAAATCCCATGGAAGTGATTCAG AACTCTTTGAAAGAGCACAACCTACAACTC GAGAACTTCTTTGGGAATATTGAGAAGGATAGAAACCTAAAGATTCCTGTGGCAGCCTTCTGGAAAGCCATGAT GGTACTGCTCCAGGGAAacctctctgctgcagcacagccaccagccAGCTTTGCTGGTGACATCATGATGCTTCTGg ACGAAATTGGTGAACTAGTGCACAATCTGGACTGGAATCAAA GAGTTGTGGATTACAG TCACTTAAAAGACCAGGAGCCAGCACAGAAGCCTGTGGAATGGGAAAttggacaggaggagagggaagagccATGA